Part of the Spinacia oleracea cultivar Varoflay chromosome 5, BTI_SOV_V1, whole genome shotgun sequence genome, TCAACTGTAAATGCTCCAATCATATTTGATGTCAGGACAACATCGGTTGCTAATGAACTTAGAGCACACCTGAAGCGTGGTAGATCAATAGTTTCCAAAGATTAGAATCTTTGAGAAAGGAAAGGAGCAACAATTGATAATGGCAAATTCGAGGAAGTGATACATTCTGATAGATCTCAAGAAAAGATTATGTTTAGTTAAAAATTGATATACACCATGATTATATACAATACTCCAGAAGAGCATAAAATGTCTAACAAGATTAGCATGTATCAAGATTATAATCAATGCTCCGACAGAGTATGACTTATTATTGGATCAAATATTAGTTGAATGTCTTGCCAATTGTAGAAAGAAACACATGTTAGTGTTCTTATATCACATCATATTCATGGCCATGTGTAAAAGTATGTCTAATAAAGTGATCACTAGTGTTGGAAAACAGACTAGAATTTAAATACGGAAAATTGATTGAATGTGATAATTAAATTAGGCCATTCGGGTTTAATAATTACCCGTTGTGAAAACCTGAAGTTTCATTTGatttgaaagaaataatgcgtTGAAGCTCTCTCATGTTagatatatgaaatgaattgaaTGGCAAGACATAACATTGATATTGAGCTATATTTGGATTGTGATTTTAATAGTttgttttgaagaaaaataTCAAGAGATTGTATATTAATTTTGAACAACTTTGTATGTGAACATGTAATAAGTGACCAGAAGTTCACCAGAATTGCTTATATGTTGTTCAATATTAGGTGATTGGAAGCTTACCAAATTAACTTTTAAGTGAAAAGTTTTGGGTAACTCTCACTATTAAAGTTTCTGGGGATCCAGAAGATCACCGTCTAGTGGAATtgcataaaagttatttatGTTTATATAACAATCTCTTGATGAGGCTATTATCAGTCAGCAcaagaagaaagaaaataaatgataaataacagCACAATATACTCCTCCCCATGGATAATACTCTCCAGAAGAGATAAATTTTGTTGAATATGATCCTCCCAATGAAATGAAATTTGTTGCACAATTAAATACTAAGTTGGTTAAGAATCTTGATGCCCCTATATTTGAGATATTTTACCAATTTAGGGGGAGAAGAATTGGAGTAAGTTGGCAAAATTGCAAAATGTTGAATTTATAAGTTGATCCCTATAATGgtaattaaaaagttatatgCTAACTTTTGTCTATATTATCAAGATATGTTGCACATCTATGATTTGATTTGTATACAGTTACAACCCATTCAGAGGCATAGAGAGATACATTTTGGTCATAATGATAGTGATATTGTGTGCATACATTGAGATAGATCTTGCCAATTTTTCTTTAACCACTACACCTGGAGTGTATATTGTATGATCGGTTCCAATGTAAAGATGTTGTACATGGCAAGATAGTGCAGTTGACAGTCTTGAGACTTTTGaattgtaataataataataaaataatgatACCATAGTGTATGAAATGCCCAAAAggtggtatagatatctgaatTACAATAGATGGCCTATGATATGAGAAAAGTATAATAATGGTACCAATTGGAAATGTATTCAGATATCATTGTAAAATAGCATGCGAAATGTATTTTGGAAGAATTATATGATACCGGTATATGATGGAACCGATGAATAATTTGCATATGCATGAAAGAATGGACTTGTGAATAAGGGATCTGAAAAATATGTCCATTATAATGTCGACATAATGATAATGATCAATGGCTTATCATGGACCAGAAGTCCAACGGAATATGAATGATGATAAGCACAAATTTATCGTGGGCCAGAAGTCCAGCAAAGAAAATGGATTTTTAAATCCACACTGTATAGTGTCTTATATTTTTAAGTCTTACATTCATGTGCATGTTTAAGTCGTAGGTAAATGCATTACTCATTGCATGCGTATGAAGTAGTTAGATGCATTActcattatatatatttttgttcAAAATTTCATCAAGAATTCTACAGCTCATATTGCATGCACTAGCTTTCATACAATAAATGTGGTGTATGTAAATGTTCGTCCACATATAGCATAGTAAGACGAACTTACTTACAAGGAGACATTTATACTCCAATGGGATTATAGTTGTGACGAAGTTATATATGACATCGATCTAATATCATGTTATGAATCATTCAAGAAGAGTCCATGAAGAACTTATACACAATGTTTAAATATCTAGCCCTTcaaatttaattatattttgaataTCTCATTATGAACGTTATTATGAAAACTCATGACGTTTGTGATTAAATATCGACATCTCAACCTGAAGTTTGAGTATGTGAGAGTTAATCAGTATTTGTGTTCATGGGAGAACTCTCGTATTAAATATAAAATGTCTAAAGAATAGCAATGAGAAATCTTTTAGTGAGGTTATTTTtcttatggtccagaagaaccatGAACAAAGTATGTAATTAGTTACGTTATATTACTAATTCATATAAGATTGGACAATGATATTTGATGACGTGTTGCCATAAAATTATGATTATAAAACGCATGATCAATATTGATCGATTTATACTATTTATGACCTCCCGTAGAAGGTATATATCTCCATTATGATGGCTAAAAGTTTGTAATATCATGTACAAGAAATTGTATTTATCTCACATGAATAGATGACCTATAAGGGTATTGCATTTGACTATTTGAGAACAGAGATATCGAATGAGATAGAGAGAAACACATGTTACATgtattattttcaaaagaaTGGTGATACGAACATTTAGCTCATCTATTCAAGTGAAGATTTGAAGATTCAAGCAATTTTTGGAGAATCAATTATCAAGGAACCCCCTACTGCAGATTTTAGATCTTGTATTCATCGTCAATCTCGTTATATTTGAGAAGCTACTCAACAATATTGGATTGATTGCACCAGAAGATTTAAAATGTGTTATTCATCAGGGGGAGAAATACgtgttgcactctttttcccttaacctaGGTTTTGTCCCACTGgattttcctggtaaggtttttaatgaggcaacaTCTCAAGCGTATTATGAAGAATGATGTACTCTTTTTTCTTCACTAAGTTTTTATCCCACAGAGTTTTCCTAGTAAGGTTTTAACGAGGCATAATCTTCAATAaaggacatccaagggggagtgttatgaaatattatgtggatgcccattatactcCCTAGTATCTTTCTGGAATattctagatctagggtttattgttttccaagcaaaccctattctattgtatgtatatatacccATTGTTCATGGAATAAGATACACTGTTGTTCTCTCCCAatttcctctctctctcttttcacAACAAAAATCAATTATTATCAACGGTTGTTGGAAAAATAAgagaatattattattatttggataTGCTTGAGCTTATTGATGAATGGTTTCGATCCCATGAAATAATGTCCATAGCTATTCGGATTCCACGTAGGACCGGATATGATGATGTTGTGTTTGTAGATTCTATTAGTAGGTTTGTTCATTCTGGAAGAATAAGAGTGGTCTCGGGTAAAATTGGGTGTATTGTCACAAGTCTTCTAAAGATTGTAAAACAGTGTGTTGATTGTGGAAGATAGTAGTTTATGCACGCCTCACAAATTCTATTATTTACTCAATAATGATGCATCTTGCAAGTGTAGAGATTACGTAACACCAGATAATGTGAATAATTGGTTGATTGATTTATGCTGCTTGTTTAGGTGTACTAGGAAATATTTGAAATTGAATTATGGGTCTTCCAATTGTGTATTCGGTGGGTGTCTTCAGTATGAAGAAATTGACGTTCATGGCAAAACACATGTGACATATTGCTCTGGGATGTTAAGGTCGTATCGGTTGCATTTAGATCATATTCAAA contains:
- the LOC130459101 gene encoding meiotic recombination protein SPO11-1-like, whose product is MSIAIRIPRRTGYDDVVFVDSISRFVHSGRIRVVSGKIGCIVTSLLKIVKQCTRKYLKLNYGSSNCVFGGCLQYEEIDVHGKTHVTYCSGMLRSYRLHLDHIQSVQTAKSCPADFILIVEKLVVLESLIEEKFCHTFPCVLVTGCGQPDVQCRMFVKMLHDALRIPICVLVDFNAYGIKIMRSYKVVSFSLAYENYR